From a region of the Zingiber officinale cultivar Zhangliang chromosome 4B, Zo_v1.1, whole genome shotgun sequence genome:
- the LOC121976652 gene encoding uncharacterized protein LOC121976652 isoform X3, translated as MNRCAMQQPHAFAACEEIRATFAVAERRPPVFCPKPRRLSPLSAVADPVRPLWWHSSYQIDFSDSKAGADLLDIFQLTGGDQNQVASSPPFFCGSPPSRASNPVVHDSRFCGDRPPAPFASSPLIQSNSPISPNYGFAVAKFGLVPAAIRVEGFDCLDRGRRRSCSSITSVA; from the exons ATGAATCGCTGCGCGATGCAACAGCCGCACGCCTTCGCCGCCTGCGAAGAGATTAGGGCAACCTTCGCTGTCGCCGAGCGGAGACCGCCGGTCTTTTGCCCCAAACCCCGGCGGCTGAGCCCGTTATCTGCCGTCGCTGATCCTGTGAGACCTCTTTGGTGGCACTCGAG TTATCAGATAGACTTCTCCGATTCGAAGGCTGGGGCAGATCTCCTTGACATATTTCAATTGACG GGCGGAGACCAGAATCAAGTAGCTTCGTCGCCACCCTTCTTCTGCGGCTCTCCTCCGAGCCGGGCGTCGAACCCCGTCGTCCATGACTCCCGTTTCTGCGGCGACCGCCCACCGGCACCCTTCGCCTCCTCACCTCTAATCCAATCCAACTCGCCAATATCCCCCAACTACGGCTTCGCCGTCGCCAAGTTTGGCTTGGTCCCAGCGGCCATCCGCGTCGAGGGCTTTGACTGCCTCGACCGTGGCCGCCGGAGGAGCTGCAGCAGCATCACCTCCGTGGCCTAA
- the LOC121976652 gene encoding uncharacterized protein LOC121976652 isoform X2, which produces MEWVLDFRCRNFKYLASIGAIPQEFGWFWILSWFRSRCVAIADLEGIGVSMNRCAMQQPHAFAACEEIRATFAVAERRPPVFCPKPRRLSPLSAVADPVRPLWWHSSYQIDFSDSKAGADLLDIFQLTGGDQNQVASSPPFFCGSPPSRASNPVVHDSRFCGDRPPAPFASSPLIQSNSPISPNYGFAVAKFGLVPAAIRVEGFDCLDRGRRRSCSSITSVA; this is translated from the exons ATGGAGTGGGTTTTGGATTTTCGGTGTCGGAATTTCAAATATCTAGCTTCGATCGGAGCCATTCCTCAGGAATTTGGCTGGTTTTGGATCTTATCCTGGTTTCGTTCCAGAT GCGTTGCAATCGCGGATCTCGAAGGGATCGGAGTAAGCATGAATCGCTGCGCGATGCAACAGCCGCACGCCTTCGCCGCCTGCGAAGAGATTAGGGCAACCTTCGCTGTCGCCGAGCGGAGACCGCCGGTCTTTTGCCCCAAACCCCGGCGGCTGAGCCCGTTATCTGCCGTCGCTGATCCTGTGAGACCTCTTTGGTGGCACTCGAG TTATCAGATAGACTTCTCCGATTCGAAGGCTGGGGCAGATCTCCTTGACATATTTCAATTGACG GGCGGAGACCAGAATCAAGTAGCTTCGTCGCCACCCTTCTTCTGCGGCTCTCCTCCGAGCCGGGCGTCGAACCCCGTCGTCCATGACTCCCGTTTCTGCGGCGACCGCCCACCGGCACCCTTCGCCTCCTCACCTCTAATCCAATCCAACTCGCCAATATCCCCCAACTACGGCTTCGCCGTCGCCAAGTTTGGCTTGGTCCCAGCGGCCATCCGCGTCGAGGGCTTTGACTGCCTCGACCGTGGCCGCCGGAGGAGCTGCAGCAGCATCACCTCCGTGGCCTAA
- the LOC121976652 gene encoding uncharacterized protein LOC121976652 isoform X1: MEWVLDFRCRNFKYLASIGAIPQEFGWFWILSWFRSRCGVAIADLEGIGVSMNRCAMQQPHAFAACEEIRATFAVAERRPPVFCPKPRRLSPLSAVADPVRPLWWHSSYQIDFSDSKAGADLLDIFQLTGGDQNQVASSPPFFCGSPPSRASNPVVHDSRFCGDRPPAPFASSPLIQSNSPISPNYGFAVAKFGLVPAAIRVEGFDCLDRGRRRSCSSITSVA; this comes from the exons ATGGAGTGGGTTTTGGATTTTCGGTGTCGGAATTTCAAATATCTAGCTTCGATCGGAGCCATTCCTCAGGAATTTGGCTGGTTTTGGATCTTATCCTGGTTTCGTTCCAGATGTG GCGTTGCAATCGCGGATCTCGAAGGGATCGGAGTAAGCATGAATCGCTGCGCGATGCAACAGCCGCACGCCTTCGCCGCCTGCGAAGAGATTAGGGCAACCTTCGCTGTCGCCGAGCGGAGACCGCCGGTCTTTTGCCCCAAACCCCGGCGGCTGAGCCCGTTATCTGCCGTCGCTGATCCTGTGAGACCTCTTTGGTGGCACTCGAG TTATCAGATAGACTTCTCCGATTCGAAGGCTGGGGCAGATCTCCTTGACATATTTCAATTGACG GGCGGAGACCAGAATCAAGTAGCTTCGTCGCCACCCTTCTTCTGCGGCTCTCCTCCGAGCCGGGCGTCGAACCCCGTCGTCCATGACTCCCGTTTCTGCGGCGACCGCCCACCGGCACCCTTCGCCTCCTCACCTCTAATCCAATCCAACTCGCCAATATCCCCCAACTACGGCTTCGCCGTCGCCAAGTTTGGCTTGGTCCCAGCGGCCATCCGCGTCGAGGGCTTTGACTGCCTCGACCGTGGCCGCCGGAGGAGCTGCAGCAGCATCACCTCCGTGGCCTAA